In the genome of Monodelphis domestica isolate mMonDom1 chromosome 2, mMonDom1.pri, whole genome shotgun sequence, one region contains:
- the LOC100618103 gene encoding olfactory receptor 5V1-like gives MKDIKERGNQTLVTEFIFLGFSNHPKLQGLFFMIFLLVYLITLLGNLLILTAIRINPALHTPMYYFLSNLSFLDICYTSTTIPIMLVNFFRKKKTIAYEGCLSQLFFLVTFAGSEGVLLAAMAYDRFIAICHPLRYLVLMSKKVCACLAAGSWLCGLVNSMIHTGLTATVTLCGPNQINHFLCDIPLILKLSCSDTSVNEFALYVSSATIGLSPCLFTAVSYMLIISAILKIQSAQGRYKAFSTCASHFTVVVIFFGTANFNYDQPSSGYSLDMDILVSVLFCIVTPMLNPLIYSLRNKEVKVALRKLCERYILHRGFSVQISS, from the coding sequence ATGAAGGACATTAAAGAAAGGGGAAACCAAACACTTGTCACTGAATTCATCTTCCTGGGGTTTTCCAATCACCCCAAATTACAGGGATTGTTCTTCATGATATTTTTACTTGTATATCTGATAACACTTCTGGGTAATCTTCTCATATTAACAGCAATCAGAATCAATCCTGCTCTTCACACTCCTATGTACTATTTCCTCAGCAACTTGTCCTTCCTGGACATCTGCTACACATCCACCACCATTCCCATCATGCTGGTGAATTTCTTCCGAAAGAAGAAGACCATTGCCTATGAAGGTTGCCTGTCCCAGCTCTTCTTCCTTGTTacttttgctggctctgaggGTGTCCTGTTGGCTGCCATGGCTTATGATAGATTCATAGCCATTTGCCATCCATTACGCTACCTGGTTCTCATGAGCAAGAAGGTGTGTGCCTGCTTAGCAGCTGGGTCCTGGTTGTGTGGTTTAGTGAATTCCATGATACACACAGGGCTCACAGCAACTGTCACTTTGTGTGGTCCTAATCAGATCAACCACTTCCTCTGTGACATCCCTCTAATCTTGAAGCTCTCCTGCTCAGACACTTCAGTCAATGAGTTTGCGCTCTATGTGTCCAGTGCCACCATTGGTTTGAGCCCCTGCCTGTTCACTGCTGTGTCCTATATGCTCATTATCTCTGCCATCCTGAAGATCCAGTCAGCTCAAGGGAGATACAAAGCCTTCTCCACCTGTGCCTCTCACTTCACTGTGGTGGTCATCTTCTTTGGAACTGCCAACTTCAACTATGACCAGCCCAGCTCAGGCTACTCTCTGGATATGGACATCTTAGTCTCTGTCCTCTTCTGTATTGTTACCCCTATGTTAAATCCTCTCATCTATAGCCTCAGAAACAAGGAAGTCAAAGTTGCCTTGAGGAAACTATGTGAAAGGTATATTTTACACAGGGGTTTCAGTGTTCAAAtcagttcttaa